A region from the Halosolutus gelatinilyticus genome encodes:
- a CDS encoding lycopene cyclase domain-containing protein, translating into MAPDIGVFGRYTYLATELFWGAVAVLLLRRADALRKAAVTILALYPIAYVWDRYTLAVGVFDIKLRTGVDVAGIPLEEHLFMAVVPGLVIGVHETLFGSESTADR; encoded by the coding sequence ATGGCACCGGACATCGGCGTGTTCGGCCGGTACACCTACCTCGCCACGGAACTGTTCTGGGGAGCCGTCGCCGTTCTCTTGCTCCGGCGGGCCGACGCCCTCCGGAAGGCGGCTGTGACGATACTCGCGCTGTACCCGATCGCCTACGTCTGGGACCGGTACACGCTGGCCGTCGGCGTCTTCGACATCAAACTCCGAACGGGGGTCGACGTCGCCGGCATCCCGCTTGAGGAGCACCTGTTCATGGCCGTCGTCCCCGGCCTCGTCATCGGCGTCCACGAGACTCTCTTCGGATCGGAATCGACCGCGGATCGGTAA
- a CDS encoding CAP domain-containing protein produces MIGRPDASSDGDDRSDRALIGSAIRVFAAALLVCAIVLGSLLVAPQFVGDVEIGDVEIGSQPEPSSEPPPAGERNPNVTDPADPGESAYVTDVETVSSVTVEDFVHAEVNDRRAEHGLGPLEWDGTVASVSRAHSADMAQRDYFAHTNPDGEEPYDRFSDVDNYCQGYGENIALTWVDRPVERPGGDGAVEYRTAEALAVGLVDQWMNSSDHRAAILEEHADYGWDRGGVGVYIADDGAVYATHNFCHEW; encoded by the coding sequence ATGATCGGCCGCCCCGACGCCTCTTCGGACGGTGACGACCGCAGCGATCGGGCCCTCATCGGATCGGCGATCCGGGTGTTCGCCGCCGCGTTGCTCGTGTGTGCGATCGTCCTCGGATCGCTCCTCGTCGCCCCGCAGTTCGTCGGCGACGTCGAGATCGGCGACGTCGAAATCGGATCGCAGCCCGAACCCAGTTCGGAGCCCCCGCCGGCCGGCGAGCGGAACCCCAACGTCACGGACCCGGCCGATCCCGGCGAATCGGCGTACGTGACCGACGTCGAAACCGTCTCCTCGGTAACGGTCGAGGACTTCGTCCACGCGGAAGTCAACGATCGCCGCGCCGAACACGGACTCGGACCCCTGGAGTGGGACGGCACCGTCGCCTCCGTCTCCCGCGCCCACAGCGCCGACATGGCTCAACGCGATTACTTCGCGCACACGAACCCCGACGGCGAGGAACCCTACGACCGGTTCTCCGACGTCGACAACTACTGTCAGGGATACGGCGAGAACATCGCCCTGACGTGGGTCGACCGACCCGTCGAGCGACCCGGCGGTGACGGCGCCGTCGAGTACCGGACGGCCGAGGCGCTCGCCGTCGGACTCGTCGACCAGTGGATGAACTCGTCCGACCACCGGGCCGCGATCCTCGAGGAACACGCCGACTACGGCTGGGACCGCGGCGGCGTCGGCGTCTACATCGCGGACGACGGGGCCGTCTACGCGACGCACAACTTCTGTCACGAGTGGTGA
- a CDS encoding YihY/virulence factor BrkB family protein — protein sequence MEVPDTLTAVYRTASDRDVTFLAAGFAYYAFVSLIPLVVLALVAGSLVGGEAAAERLILLAGDFLPTAGEELVRAALTTEAGRTEATIVALAIAAWGALKVFRGLSLAFDEVYDEVAEDSLVDEIRDGITVILAGAAALALMIAIGAIIRLASGTIPFTGLLSSVALLVGLVLVFLPIYYVLPPIPVAASEILPGAVFAAIGWTVLQLGFQLYAANAGQYAAYGAVGVVLLFVTWLYFAGVLILVGAVINVVLARPELAEEVPAESAASD from the coding sequence ATGGAGGTTCCGGACACGCTGACCGCCGTCTACCGGACGGCGAGCGATCGCGACGTCACGTTTCTGGCCGCCGGCTTCGCGTACTACGCGTTCGTTTCGCTGATCCCGCTGGTGGTGCTCGCGCTCGTCGCCGGCTCCCTCGTCGGCGGCGAGGCGGCCGCCGAGCGACTCATCCTGCTCGCCGGCGACTTCCTCCCGACCGCGGGCGAAGAGCTGGTCCGAGCGGCGCTCACTACCGAGGCCGGTCGCACCGAGGCGACGATCGTCGCGCTCGCGATCGCCGCGTGGGGTGCGTTAAAGGTGTTTCGCGGCCTCAGCCTCGCGTTCGACGAGGTCTACGACGAGGTCGCCGAGGACTCGCTGGTCGACGAGATCCGCGACGGGATCACCGTGATCCTCGCTGGCGCGGCCGCGCTCGCGCTGATGATCGCGATCGGGGCGATCATTCGGCTTGCGTCGGGGACGATTCCCTTCACCGGGCTGTTGAGTAGCGTCGCCCTGCTCGTCGGGCTCGTACTCGTCTTCCTGCCGATCTACTACGTCCTCCCGCCGATCCCGGTCGCGGCGAGCGAGATCCTTCCCGGCGCGGTCTTCGCCGCGATCGGCTGGACCGTCCTCCAGCTGGGATTCCAGCTTTACGCGGCGAACGCCGGACAGTACGCGGCGTACGGCGCCGTCGGCGTCGTCCTCCTCTTCGTCACGTGGCTGTACTTCGCGGGCGTCCTGATCCTCGTGGGAGCCGTGATCAACGTCGTCCTCGCCAGGCCCGAACTCGCCGAGGAGGTTCCCGCCGAGTCGGCCGCCTCCGACTAA
- a CDS encoding DUF7553 family protein, whose translation MNKHFSDSLYYLKRAGEHARLGLREALDRVETRVRTLTGREAEPETRLDRIRGELEALEAQVEGRAKAALEEARTSISAYRRRSETPIDRS comes from the coding sequence ATGAACAAGCACTTCAGCGACAGCCTGTACTACCTCAAGCGCGCCGGCGAACACGCCCGACTCGGCCTTCGAGAGGCGCTCGATCGCGTCGAAACCCGCGTTCGAACGCTGACCGGCCGCGAGGCCGAACCCGAGACCCGACTCGACCGAATCCGCGGCGAACTGGAAGCGCTCGAGGCGCAAGTCGAGGGCCGAGCGAAGGCGGCGCTCGAGGAGGCGCGGACGTCGATCTCGGCGTACCGGCGCCGATCCGAGACGCCGATCGACCGATCGTGA
- a CDS encoding cob(I)yrinic acid a,c-diamide adenosyltransferase, whose amino-acid sequence MSIYTGRGDDGQTDLRDMTRVSKASARIEAYGTVDELNALLGTIRPTGYDDVDERLRTVQNDLHVVQADFANPDPDEDDPVIRSEHVETIETWIDEYDEELEPLMSFILPTGSDTGARLHHARTVCRRAERRAVALASEERINEQAVQYLNRLSDGLFTIARVVNMRDGEPEEAPQY is encoded by the coding sequence ATGTCGATCTACACCGGTCGCGGCGACGACGGACAGACCGATCTCCGGGACATGACGCGCGTGTCGAAGGCCAGTGCCCGGATCGAAGCGTACGGGACCGTCGACGAACTCAACGCCCTGCTCGGGACCATCCGCCCGACCGGCTACGACGACGTCGACGAGCGCCTGCGGACGGTGCAGAACGACCTCCACGTCGTCCAGGCGGACTTCGCGAATCCCGACCCCGACGAGGACGACCCCGTCATCCGCTCCGAGCACGTCGAGACGATCGAAACCTGGATCGACGAGTACGACGAGGAACTCGAGCCGCTGATGTCGTTCATCTTGCCGACGGGAAGCGACACGGGGGCTCGGCTGCACCACGCGCGGACGGTGTGTCGGCGCGCCGAGCGACGGGCGGTCGCCCTCGCGAGCGAGGAACGGATCAACGAACAGGCTGTCCAGTACCTGAATCGGCTCTCTGACGGCCTGTTCACGATCGCTCGGGTCGTCAATATGCGCGACGGCGAACCCGAAGAAGCGCCGCAGTACTGA
- the gcvPB gene encoding aminomethyl-transferring glycine dehydrogenase subunit GcvPB, whose translation MTADQDGFGNGGGSRGSRYDQARYVDDGQYEPLLSEKDRTRVEIDGDDSPLPDDLTRDSLELPELSEPELARHYTRLSQMVYGIDSGPYPLGSCTMKYNPKFTEDVAALPTAAVHPDRSDRSIQGALELMYRLQDYLGRIGGMDAVTLQPPAGAAGEFVGIRVAAAYHEHNGEDHRDEVIIPESAHGTNFATAALGGYDVVSLPSNDAGRVDLDALEAALSENTAALMLTNPNTLGLFERDIAEIAEMVHDVGGLLYYDGANLNALLGRARPGDMGFDVMHYNVHKTFATPHGGGGPGAGPVGVVGDLAPFLPAPRVREDGSGKGTEPAYELFDPEHTIGKVHGYHGNWLVLVKAFAYIARLGDEGLLDASAKAVLNANYLASQIEYDVPYGPFHHEFVASAGDQDAADVAKRMLDYGVHPPTTKWPEIVPEALMTEPTEVEGKDTLDRLAAAFDAVVAEDDETLEAAPDRTTARRIDQTSAARNPRLSWQALDDE comes from the coding sequence ATGACGGCCGACCAGGACGGATTCGGTAACGGAGGCGGATCTCGCGGCAGTCGGTACGACCAAGCCCGCTACGTCGACGACGGGCAGTACGAACCGCTGCTCTCGGAGAAGGATCGAACGAGGGTCGAGATCGACGGCGACGATTCGCCGCTACCGGACGACCTCACCCGGGACTCGCTCGAGCTCCCGGAACTCTCCGAGCCGGAACTGGCCCGCCACTACACGCGGCTCTCCCAGATGGTCTACGGGATCGACAGCGGTCCGTACCCGCTCGGGTCGTGTACGATGAAGTACAATCCGAAGTTCACCGAGGACGTGGCCGCGCTGCCGACCGCGGCGGTCCACCCCGATCGGTCCGACCGATCGATCCAAGGGGCGCTCGAACTCATGTACCGGTTGCAGGACTACCTCGGGCGGATCGGCGGAATGGACGCCGTGACCCTCCAGCCGCCCGCGGGAGCGGCGGGCGAGTTCGTCGGCATCCGGGTCGCCGCGGCCTACCACGAACACAACGGCGAGGATCACCGCGACGAAGTGATCATCCCGGAGAGCGCCCACGGGACGAACTTCGCGACCGCCGCGCTCGGCGGCTACGACGTCGTCTCGCTGCCCAGCAACGACGCGGGACGGGTCGACCTCGACGCGCTCGAGGCGGCGCTGTCGGAGAACACCGCGGCGCTCATGCTGACGAACCCGAACACGCTCGGGCTGTTCGAGCGCGACATCGCCGAGATCGCCGAGATGGTCCACGACGTCGGCGGATTGCTCTACTACGACGGGGCGAACCTGAACGCCCTGCTCGGCCGCGCCCGGCCCGGCGATATGGGCTTCGACGTGATGCACTACAACGTCCACAAGACGTTCGCGACGCCCCACGGCGGCGGCGGTCCCGGCGCCGGCCCCGTCGGCGTCGTCGGGGACCTCGCGCCGTTCCTGCCCGCCCCGCGCGTCCGCGAGGACGGGTCGGGGAAGGGGACCGAACCAGCGTACGAACTGTTCGATCCCGAGCACACGATCGGGAAGGTCCACGGCTACCACGGCAACTGGCTCGTGCTCGTGAAGGCCTTCGCCTACATCGCCCGCCTCGGCGACGAGGGGCTGCTGGATGCCAGCGCGAAGGCGGTGCTCAACGCGAACTACCTCGCCAGCCAGATCGAGTACGACGTGCCCTACGGGCCGTTCCACCACGAGTTCGTCGCCAGCGCGGGCGACCAGGATGCCGCTGACGTCGCCAAGCGGATGCTCGACTACGGCGTCCACCCGCCGACGACCAAGTGGCCCGAGATCGTCCCCGAGGCCCTGATGACCGAACCGACCGAAGTCGAGGGGAAGGACACGCTCGATCGGCTCGCCGCCGCCTTCGACGCGGTCGTCGCCGAGGACGATGAGACGCTCGAGGCTGCGCCCGATCGGACCACCGCCCGCCGGATCGACCAGACCAGCGCGGCGCGGAACCCGCGGCTGTCGTGGCAGGCGCTCGACGACGAGTGA
- the gcvPA gene encoding aminomethyl-transferring glycine dehydrogenase subunit GcvPA, protein MHGTDTTGSPYAPHTADEQAAMLEAIGVDAIDDLFDIPADVQFDDEFGIDARTERETRRLVRSVLGRNDDLTELLGRGHYGYYVPSLVDHLADRSEFLTSYTQYQPEISQGFLQALFEYQSLLVELAGLEIANCSMYDAATALGEAATLADRVRETSGHRVLVPDLLLDGRKSTLSNYVAGTDLEIETYPMDDGNVDLAALEERVDEECVMVYAENPTVRGTIEERLDAIGDIAADRDALFVLGSDPIALSLLRRPADVGADVVVGDASVLGLPTSYGMGLGLFACREEYLRQVPGRLVGASEDATDRRAYTLTLQTREQHIRRERATSNICTNQAWVALRTAMHAAYLGPSGMIDLAKRGVTRAEDLAARLDPIVGVKAPVHDRRHLREFVAHVDQPAAAVAADLETYGFAVHVIDDHLLQVCVAGVPDDRVDAFVEAIEGVMG, encoded by the coding sequence ATGCACGGAACAGACACCACGGGGAGTCCGTACGCTCCCCACACGGCCGACGAACAGGCGGCGATGCTCGAGGCGATCGGCGTCGACGCGATCGACGACCTCTTCGACATTCCCGCGGACGTACAGTTCGACGACGAGTTCGGGATCGACGCGCGGACGGAACGCGAGACCCGACGGCTCGTTCGCTCGGTCCTCGGTCGCAACGACGACCTGACGGAGTTGCTCGGACGCGGCCACTACGGCTACTACGTGCCGTCGCTGGTCGACCACCTCGCCGATCGATCGGAGTTTCTCACGTCGTACACCCAGTACCAGCCGGAGATCTCGCAGGGGTTCCTCCAGGCGCTGTTCGAGTACCAGTCGCTGCTGGTCGAGCTGGCCGGCCTCGAGATCGCGAACTGCTCGATGTACGACGCCGCGACGGCCCTCGGCGAGGCCGCCACGCTCGCCGATCGGGTCCGCGAGACGAGCGGCCACCGCGTGCTCGTCCCCGACCTGTTGCTCGACGGACGAAAGAGCACGCTCTCGAACTACGTCGCCGGCACCGACCTCGAGATCGAGACGTACCCGATGGACGACGGCAACGTCGACCTCGCGGCGCTCGAAGAGCGCGTCGACGAGGAGTGCGTGATGGTCTACGCCGAGAACCCGACCGTCCGCGGGACGATCGAGGAGCGCCTCGACGCGATCGGCGATATCGCGGCCGACCGCGACGCGCTGTTCGTGCTCGGCTCCGATCCGATCGCGCTCTCCCTGCTCCGGCGGCCCGCCGACGTCGGCGCCGACGTCGTCGTCGGCGACGCGAGCGTGCTCGGGCTGCCGACCAGCTACGGGATGGGGCTGGGTCTGTTCGCCTGTCGCGAGGAGTATTTGCGCCAGGTCCCCGGCAGGCTGGTCGGCGCCAGCGAGGACGCGACCGATCGGCGCGCGTACACGCTCACGCTGCAGACCCGCGAACAGCACATCCGGCGCGAGCGGGCGACGAGCAACATCTGCACGAACCAGGCCTGGGTGGCGCTGCGAACCGCGATGCACGCCGCCTACCTGGGGCCGTCCGGCATGATCGACCTCGCCAAACGCGGCGTCACGCGGGCGGAGGACCTCGCCGCGCGACTCGACCCGATCGTCGGCGTCAAGGCGCCGGTCCACGATCGTCGGCACCTCCGCGAGTTCGTCGCGCACGTCGACCAGCCCGCGGCGGCGGTCGCTGCGGACCTCGAAACGTACGGCTTCGCGGTGCACGTCATCGACGATCACCTGCTCCAGGTCTGCGTCGCCGGCGTCCCGGACGATCGGGTCGACGCCTTCGTCGAGGCGATCGAGGGGGTGATGGGATGA
- a CDS encoding AI-2E family transporter, giving the protein MDDDSDGRGWISERTGLTLLTVASALLAMLIILPYLQYILLGVVLAYILMPAQRRLETYVRPMIAALTLVVVAILAILLPTMYVLALALRQALELITAIQQGTLAVEDVEERLETTGLSVDLVDLYETYQQPIETTLQGFATTGIDFVTGLPAILIGLTVTLFVLFALLRDGDRLVAWTQRVVPVEDDVLAELFAGLDQLMWASVVGNVAVAAIQAVLLGVGLVLLGVPAIAFLTVATFVLALLPLVGAFGVWVPVSLYLIAVGQLIPAVVLVAYGSIVSMSDTYLRPALIGKTGAFNSAIIVVGIFGGIVVFGGVGLFVGPVVLGGAKIALDLFARERSASPDVPPAQHAAPADVGPADATDATDDAATDTDPDTGIRTENAAADADPEDADAEATVRNERTDPSTPDAPGVDPGRDPELESDADPDEDAS; this is encoded by the coding sequence ATGGACGACGATTCGGACGGCCGGGGGTGGATCTCGGAGCGAACGGGGCTGACCCTGCTCACGGTGGCGAGCGCCCTGCTCGCGATGCTCATCATCCTGCCGTACCTCCAGTACATCCTCCTCGGAGTCGTGCTCGCGTACATTCTCATGCCGGCACAGCGGCGTCTCGAGACGTACGTGCGACCGATGATTGCGGCACTCACGCTCGTCGTCGTCGCGATCCTCGCGATCCTGCTGCCGACGATGTACGTGCTCGCGCTCGCGCTCCGGCAGGCGCTCGAACTGATTACGGCGATTCAACAGGGGACCCTCGCCGTCGAGGACGTGGAGGAACGCCTCGAGACGACAGGTCTCTCGGTCGATCTCGTCGACCTGTACGAGACGTACCAGCAGCCGATCGAGACGACGTTACAGGGATTTGCGACCACCGGCATCGATTTCGTCACCGGTCTCCCTGCAATTCTCATCGGATTGACCGTGACGTTGTTCGTCCTCTTCGCGCTGCTGCGCGACGGCGATCGGCTGGTCGCCTGGACCCAACGGGTCGTTCCGGTCGAGGACGACGTGTTGGCGGAGTTGTTCGCCGGACTGGATCAGCTCATGTGGGCGTCCGTCGTCGGCAACGTCGCCGTCGCGGCCATCCAGGCGGTGTTGCTCGGCGTCGGACTGGTGCTGCTCGGCGTCCCCGCGATCGCGTTCCTCACCGTCGCGACGTTCGTGCTCGCGTTACTACCGCTAGTCGGCGCGTTCGGGGTCTGGGTCCCGGTTTCGCTCTATCTCATCGCGGTCGGGCAGTTGATCCCGGCGGTCGTGCTCGTCGCTTACGGATCGATCGTCAGCATGTCGGATACGTACCTGCGACCGGCGCTCATCGGCAAGACCGGCGCGTTCAACTCCGCGATCATCGTCGTCGGCATCTTCGGTGGTATCGTCGTCTTCGGCGGCGTCGGCCTCTTCGTCGGACCGGTCGTCCTCGGCGGCGCGAAGATCGCGCTCGATCTGTTCGCCCGCGAGCGATCGGCCAGTCCCGACGTTCCGCCGGCACAGCACGCGGCTCCCGCCGACGTCGGTCCCGCCGACGCGACCGACGCGACCGACGACGCGGCGACGGATACCGATCCGGACACCGGGATTCGGACCGAAAATGCCGCGGCGGACGCGGATCCGGAGGACGCTGACGCCGAGGCGACGGTGAGAAACGAGCGCACCGACCCCTCGACGCCCGACGCTCCCGGCGTCGACCCCGGCCGCGATCCCGAACTCGAGTCCGACGCCGATCCGGACGAGGATGCGTCGTGA
- the hmgB gene encoding hydroxymethylglutaryl-CoA synthase: MTAVGIDAIEIWTGNLKLDLPGTFAPQKGEDPEKYTKGLGLNASSFPDSYEDIVTMAANAARRLMERKGLEPDDIGRIDVATESAFDNSKPVSTYVAGCLEQVFGSDFHHANKGERKFACIAGTQSLDDAYNWIRAGRNRGRGALVIATDTALYARGDAGEATQGAGAVAMYISEDPSLVELSTDQGYGSADETDFLKPNQQFPSVDGKRSIQVYLARMREALEDYESVAGDVHPDDFTFAPFHTPFPGMVRRAALLAYRHVIRDTSIEDDLAAEIGRQPRAEAFDDDEAYHDALREYMDALKETERYQAWYDATIDPTLTISREVGNWYTGSVHVARASALKTAFEAGRDLTGETLLIGSYGSGAQAEIHAETVQEGWESEIEALDVDEQLDARYELSWADYEEIHDAHNHEMDVDVEEFTTPSDEFVFDGWGRMGERKYRYVE; encoded by the coding sequence ATGACAGCAGTCGGTATCGACGCGATCGAGATCTGGACCGGGAATCTCAAACTCGACTTGCCCGGCACGTTCGCGCCGCAGAAGGGCGAAGACCCCGAGAAGTACACGAAGGGGCTCGGACTCAACGCCAGCTCGTTCCCCGACAGTTACGAGGACATCGTGACGATGGCGGCGAACGCCGCCCGCCGACTGATGGAGCGAAAGGGGCTCGAGCCGGACGACATCGGCCGGATCGACGTCGCGACCGAGAGCGCGTTCGACAACTCGAAGCCGGTTTCGACGTACGTCGCAGGCTGCCTCGAACAGGTGTTCGGCAGCGACTTCCACCACGCGAACAAGGGCGAGCGCAAGTTCGCCTGCATCGCGGGCACCCAGAGCTTGGACGACGCGTACAACTGGATCCGCGCGGGCCGCAACCGCGGCCGCGGTGCGCTCGTGATCGCGACCGACACCGCTCTCTACGCCCGCGGCGACGCCGGCGAGGCGACCCAGGGTGCGGGCGCGGTCGCGATGTACATCAGCGAGGATCCGAGCCTCGTCGAACTCTCGACCGATCAGGGCTACGGCTCGGCCGACGAGACCGACTTCCTCAAGCCGAACCAGCAGTTCCCCTCCGTCGACGGTAAGCGATCGATCCAGGTATACCTCGCCCGGATGCGCGAAGCCTTGGAGGACTACGAAAGCGTCGCGGGCGACGTCCATCCCGACGATTTCACCTTCGCGCCGTTCCACACGCCGTTCCCCGGCATGGTCCGGAGGGCGGCCCTGCTCGCGTACCGGCACGTCATCCGGGACACGAGTATCGAAGACGATCTGGCCGCGGAGATCGGCCGCCAGCCGCGCGCCGAGGCGTTCGACGACGACGAAGCGTACCACGACGCGCTGCGCGAGTACATGGACGCGCTCAAAGAAACGGAGCGCTACCAGGCGTGGTACGACGCGACGATCGATCCGACGCTGACGATCTCCCGCGAGGTCGGCAACTGGTATACCGGATCCGTCCACGTCGCCCGCGCGAGCGCGCTCAAGACGGCGTTCGAGGCCGGCAGGGATCTGACCGGCGAGACGCTGCTCATCGGCTCCTACGGCAGCGGCGCGCAGGCGGAGATCCACGCCGAAACCGTCCAGGAGGGCTGGGAGTCGGAGATCGAAGCGCTCGACGTCGACGAGCAACTCGACGCCCGCTACGAACTCTCCTGGGCGGACTACGAGGAGATCCACGACGCCCACAACCACGAGATGGACGTCGACGTCGAGGAGTTCACGACGCCGAGCGACGAGTTCGTCTTCGACGGCTGGGGTCGCATGGGCGAGCGGAAGTACCGCTACGTCGAGTAG
- a CDS encoding NADP-dependent malic enzyme, with the protein MGLDEDALEYHRTDPPGKIEISTTKPTNTQRDLSLAYSPGVAAPCMEIDEDPTDAYTYTAKGNLVGVVSNGSAVLGLGDIGAQASKPVMEGKGVLFKRFADIDVFDIELDEADPDKLVEAVKMMEPTFGGVNLEDIKAPGCFTIEERLREEIDIPVFHDDQHGTAIISGAALLNAADIAGKDLEDLEIVFSGAGASAIATARFYVSLGCKKENITMCDSSGIITEERARRGDVNEYKRQFARDVPEGDLADAMRGTDVFVGLSIGGIVSQEMVQSMAENPIVFAMANPDPEIGYEEAKAARNDTVIMATGRSDYPNQVNNVLGFPFIFRGALDVRATEINEEMKVACARALAELAREDVPDAVVKAYGDDPIQFGPDYIIPKPVDPRVLFTVAPSIAEAAMESGAARTEIDLDEYEEELEARLGKSREMMRVVLNKAKSDPKTVALAEGENEKMIRAAYQIQEQGIALPILIGDEGEIRQTAASLGLDFDPTIADPEVGDYDAYAERLHELRHRKGITRTEAGELIENDSNYFGSVMVERGDADALLTGLSHHYPSALRPPLQVIGTADDVDYAAGVYLLTFKNRVIFVADATVNQAPDEEVLAEVTKQTGKLARRFNIEPRAALLSYSNFGSVNNEGTRKPRRAAKMLQADPDVDFPVDGEMQADTAVVEDILEGTYGFSELEEPANVLVFPNLESGNIGYKLLQRLGGADAIGPMLVGMDKPVHVLQRGDEVKDIVNLAGVAVVDAQQE; encoded by the coding sequence ATGGGACTAGACGAGGACGCCCTGGAGTATCACCGGACGGACCCGCCCGGAAAGATCGAGATATCGACGACGAAACCGACGAACACGCAACGGGACCTCTCGCTCGCGTACTCACCCGGCGTGGCCGCACCGTGTATGGAGATCGACGAGGACCCGACCGACGCCTACACGTACACGGCGAAGGGGAACCTCGTCGGCGTCGTCTCGAACGGCTCCGCCGTGCTCGGACTGGGGGACATCGGCGCGCAAGCCTCGAAACCCGTCATGGAGGGGAAAGGCGTGCTCTTCAAGCGGTTCGCCGACATCGACGTCTTCGACATCGAACTCGACGAGGCGGATCCCGACAAACTCGTCGAGGCGGTGAAGATGATGGAACCGACCTTCGGCGGCGTCAACTTAGAGGACATCAAGGCGCCCGGCTGTTTCACGATCGAGGAGCGTCTCCGCGAGGAGATCGATATCCCCGTCTTCCACGACGACCAGCACGGGACGGCGATCATCTCCGGCGCCGCGCTGCTCAACGCCGCCGACATCGCCGGGAAGGACCTCGAAGACCTCGAGATCGTCTTCTCCGGCGCCGGGGCGAGTGCGATCGCGACGGCCCGCTTCTACGTCTCGCTGGGCTGTAAGAAGGAAAACATCACCATGTGCGACTCCTCGGGGATCATCACCGAGGAGCGCGCGCGGCGCGGCGACGTCAACGAGTACAAGCGACAGTTCGCCCGCGACGTCCCCGAGGGCGACCTCGCCGACGCGATGCGGGGCACGGACGTCTTCGTCGGCCTCTCGATCGGCGGCATCGTCAGCCAGGAGATGGTGCAGTCGATGGCCGAGAATCCGATCGTCTTCGCGATGGCCAATCCCGATCCGGAGATCGGCTACGAGGAGGCCAAGGCCGCGCGCAACGACACGGTCATCATGGCGACGGGCCGATCGGACTACCCGAACCAGGTCAACAACGTCCTCGGGTTCCCGTTCATCTTCCGCGGCGCCCTCGACGTCCGCGCCACCGAGATCAACGAGGAGATGAAAGTCGCCTGCGCCAGGGCGCTGGCGGAACTCGCCCGCGAGGACGTGCCGGACGCGGTCGTTAAGGCCTACGGCGACGACCCGATCCAGTTCGGGCCCGACTACATCATCCCGAAGCCGGTCGATCCGCGCGTCCTCTTCACCGTTGCGCCATCGATCGCCGAGGCCGCGATGGAGTCGGGCGCAGCCCGCACCGAGATCGACCTCGACGAGTACGAGGAGGAACTCGAGGCGCGCCTGGGCAAGTCCCGCGAGATGATGCGCGTCGTGCTCAACAAGGCCAAGAGCGATCCCAAGACGGTCGCGCTCGCCGAGGGAGAGAACGAGAAGATGATCCGGGCGGCCTACCAGATCCAGGAGCAGGGGATCGCGCTTCCGATCCTCATCGGCGACGAAGGAGAGATCCGACAGACCGCCGCGAGCCTCGGCCTCGACTTCGATCCGACGATCGCCGACCCCGAGGTCGGCGACTACGACGCTTACGCCGAACGGCTCCATGAACTGCGCCACCGAAAGGGGATCACGCGGACCGAAGCAGGCGAGCTCATCGAGAACGACTCGAACTACTTCGGCAGCGTGATGGTCGAACGGGGCGACGCCGACGCACTCCTGACCGGCCTCTCCCACCACTACCCCTCCGCGCTGCGGCCGCCGCTGCAGGTGATTGGAACCGCAGACGATGTCGACTACGCCGCGGGTGTCTACTTGCTCACGTTCAAGAACCGCGTGATCTTCGTGGCCGACGCGACGGTCAACCAGGCCCCCGACGAGGAGGTCCTCGCGGAAGTGACGAAGCAGACCGGCAAGCTCGCCCGACGGTTCAACATCGAGCCGCGGGCGGCGCTGCTGTCCTACTCCAACTTCGGCAGCGTCAACAACGAGGGGACCCGCAAACCCCGCCGAGCCGCGAAGATGCTCCAGGCCGATCCCGACGTCGACTTCCCGGTCGACGGCGAGATGCAGGCCGACACGGCGGTCGTCGAGGACATCCTCGAGGGAACCTACGGCTTCTCGGAACTCGAGGAGCCCGCGAACGTCCTCGTCTTTCCGAACCTCGAGTCGGGTAACATCGGCTACAAGCTGCTCCAGCGGCTGGGCGGCGCGGACGCGATCGGCCCGATGCTCGTCGGGATGGACAAACCCGTCCACGTCCTCCAGCGCGGCGACGAGGTGAAGGACATCGTGAACCTCGCGGGCGTGGCGGTCGTCGACGCCCAGCAGGAATAA